Proteins from one Trichoplusia ni isolate ovarian cell line Hi5 chromosome 9, tn1, whole genome shotgun sequence genomic window:
- the LOC113497706 gene encoding putative fatty acyl-CoA reductase CG5065: MSSLKGPKVASFYTGKTVFITGGTGFLGKTLIEKLLYSCSGIDKMYILVRDKRGNAAHERLARITNTPAFDRLKGSRNEDLKKITVITGDIARPNLGLPDDVLKRLEDEVSIVFHLAATVAFNLRLKDAMGININGTEEVVKLCHRMKKLQAFVHVSTAFSNADRQDIEEKVYPMPVTLEDARHVAEMYSHDDEVISQFLGKKPNTYTFSKALAEDLVMKQCQDLPTAIVRPSIVMSSIKEPCPGWIDTWSGSTGLFVGMPAGVLKVVKGKGSNVTDLVPVDIVTNCLIVVATECHKTNEIKVYNCCTGTSNPITSNYASAIARRVTLRYSLNELPWPFLVFTSSVIIYTLITFILQTIPAFLIDMWCVLTGKKATQLKLQSRLKKNIEVVKFFLMNEWKFSDGNVRNLFKSLSPEDKETFNFDVKCIHWEKSIEDYILGARKYLLKYEK; the protein is encoded by the exons ATGTCAAGCCTTAAAGGTCCAAAAGTGGCATCGTTTTACACTGGCAAAACTGTATTCATAACAGGCGGCACGGGATTTCTGGGAAAG ACTCTAATAGAAAAGTTGCTGTACAGTTGTAGCGGGATTGACAAAATGTATATTCTGGTACGTGATAAACGTGGTAATGCAGCACACGAGAGACTGGCGCGCATAACCAACACCCCA gCTTTCGACAGATTAAAAGGCTCCCGAAATGAGGACCTTAAAAAAATTACCGTCATCACCGGAGATATTGCCCGACCGAATCTCGGATTGCCGGATGATGTTTTAAAACGTTTAGAAGATGAG GTATCTATAGTATTCCATTTGGCAGCCACAGTAGCATTCAATTTACGCCTGAAAGATGCTATGGGAATAAATATCAATGGAACTGAAGAAGTTGTAAAGCTGTGCCATAGAATGAAGAAATTGCAG GCATTTGTTCATGTATCTACAGCATTCAGCAATGCAGATCGACAAGATATAGAAGAAAAAGTTTACCCGATGCCAGTGACTTTGGAAGATGCAAGACATGTCGCAGAAATGTATTCACACGATGACGAAGTAATTAGCCAGTTTTTGG GCAAGAAGCCCAACACATACACCTTTTCAAAAGCTCTCGCCGAAGACCTAGTAATGAAGCAGTGCCAAGATTTACCGACTGCGATCGTCAGGCCATCTATAG taatgTCTTCAATAAAAGAGCCATGTCCTGGTTGGATAGACACGTGGAGTGGTTCTACGGGTCTCTTCGTTGGCATGCCGGCTGGAGTACTGAAAGTTGTAAAGGGAAAAGGAAGCAACGTCACAGATTTGGTCCCAGTGGATATTGTCACAAACTGTTTAATAGTTGTTGCTACGGAGTGTCATAA GACAAACGAAATTAAAGTGTACAATTGCTGCACTGGAACTTCGAACCCGATAACATCGAATTATGCCAGTGCGATTGCTAGGAGAGTAACCTTAAGATATTCATTGA atgaATTGCCGTGGCCTTTCCTCGTGTTTACTTCAAGTGTAATAATTTATACCTTGATAACGTTTATTCTGCAGACGATACCAGCTTTTTTGATTGACATGTGGTGTGTACTAACTGGGAAAAAAGCAAC ccAATTGAAGTTACAAAGCAGACTAAAAAAGAACATAGAAGTAGTGAAATTCTTTTTAATGAACGAGTGGAAGTTTTCTGATGGAAATGTGagaaacctttttaaaagtttgtCACCTGAAGacaaagaaacatttaattttgacgTGAAATGTATTCATTGGGAGAAAAGTATCGAAGATTACATTTTAGGAGCCAGAAAATACCTTTTGAAGTACgagaaataa